One genomic segment of Agromyces intestinalis includes these proteins:
- the hisI gene encoding phosphoribosyl-AMP cyclohydrolase codes for MSEPGDEELERDDEPWAPDGDPLARAAFNADGLLPAIIQQHDTGEVLMLGWMDREAMRRTLTEGRVTFWSRSRQEYWRKGDTSGHVQYVKSAALDCDADALLVRVDQVGAACHTGTRTCFDGDPLAVVAGERG; via the coding sequence ATGAGCGAGCCGGGCGACGAAGAGCTCGAACGCGACGACGAGCCGTGGGCTCCCGACGGCGACCCGCTCGCCCGCGCCGCGTTCAACGCCGACGGGCTGCTGCCGGCGATCATCCAGCAGCACGACACCGGCGAGGTGCTGATGCTCGGCTGGATGGATCGCGAGGCGATGCGGCGCACCCTCACCGAGGGCCGGGTCACCTTCTGGTCGCGCTCGCGGCAGGAGTACTGGCGCAAGGGCGATACGTCGGGCCACGTGCAGTACGTGAAGTCGGCCGCGCTCGATTGCGACGCCGATGCGCTGCTCGTGCGCGTCGACCAGGTGGGCGCGGCCTGCCACACCGGCACCCGAACGTGTTTCGACGGCGACCCGCTCGCCGTCGTCGCCGGGGAACGCGGATGA
- a CDS encoding Trp biosynthesis-associated membrane protein, which produces MTPERMKLPAILAVIAGSGLALLSWSQPWFEVRLQAGAGTGAPLAVGGDVASPALAALALAGLALAGALAIAGPGIRVLLGILAVVLGGCLVLAVSTSLGDVVGSVAPAVTDATGVTGTEPVAALLDDAAATAWPWVGLAGGIVVAAAGALVLATGHRWPGGSRRYGGGGRLAPTTDPADEPNAERALADELDSRADDPEAEASDATSPEGPPDSRPARDRAIDDWDELSRGDDPTA; this is translated from the coding sequence ATGACGCCCGAACGCATGAAGCTGCCGGCGATCCTCGCGGTCATCGCCGGCTCGGGCCTGGCCCTGCTGTCGTGGAGCCAGCCCTGGTTCGAGGTGCGGCTGCAGGCCGGCGCCGGCACCGGCGCGCCGCTCGCGGTCGGCGGCGACGTCGCCAGCCCGGCGCTCGCCGCGCTCGCGCTCGCCGGCCTCGCGCTGGCGGGTGCGCTCGCCATCGCCGGCCCCGGCATCCGGGTGCTGCTGGGCATCCTCGCGGTCGTGCTGGGCGGATGCCTCGTGCTCGCGGTCTCGACGAGCCTGGGCGATGTCGTCGGTTCGGTCGCTCCCGCCGTGACCGACGCCACCGGCGTGACCGGTACCGAGCCCGTCGCCGCCCTGCTCGACGATGCCGCAGCGACCGCCTGGCCCTGGGTCGGGCTGGCCGGTGGCATCGTGGTCGCCGCAGCCGGCGCGCTGGTGCTCGCGACGGGGCATCGTTGGCCCGGCGGCTCGCGGCGATACGGCGGCGGCGGCCGGCTCGCGCCGACGACCGACCCGGCCGACGAGCCGAACGCCGAGCGCGCACTCGCCGACGAGCTGGATTCGCGCGCGGACGACCCCGAGGCCGAGGCATCCGACGCGACCTCGCCCGAAGGGCCACCCGACTCGCGCCCGGCGCGCGATCGCGCGATCGACGACTGGGACGAACTCAGCCGCGGCGACGACCCGACCGCCTGA
- a CDS encoding anthranilate synthase component I — MSATTGFDAFAALLPGRRVVPVVRELFADGETPVGIYRKLAAGRPGTFLLESAEQGGIWSRYSFVGAGCYGVLTDRDGVVEWQDHGVSAERALGEASDLAPLAALEALHRRWATEDVPGAPPLTGGLVGFIGWEAIRQIEHLPNRPPAEIDLPGQAFAFVSELAVVDHRTGTVQLIASVLNDGDVEPGEMWADAQSRLDRLQAALARPADAHLAEIDLSAVPTPVHRTDRADFLAAVERSKEYIRDGDIFQVVLSQRFEQPATADPIDVYRVLRTLNPSPYMYLLHLETPGAEPYFIVGSSPEALVKVEDGRVYTHPIAGSKPRGATPEDDADLESALIADPKEQAEHLMLVDLARNDLAKVCTAGTVEVTEFMRVERFSHIMHLVSSVEGDLAPGRNAVDVFRATFPAGTLSGAPKPRALEIIDELEPAQRGVYGGVVGYFGFGGDADLAIAIRTATIAGGVAHVQAGAGLVADSDPDSEFDESQNKAAAPLRAVAIANALRRVDR; from the coding sequence ATGAGCGCGACCACCGGCTTCGACGCGTTCGCCGCACTGCTGCCGGGCAGGCGTGTCGTGCCGGTCGTACGTGAACTGTTCGCCGACGGCGAGACGCCGGTCGGCATCTACCGCAAGCTCGCGGCCGGCCGGCCGGGCACCTTCCTGCTGGAGTCGGCCGAGCAGGGCGGTATCTGGTCGCGCTATTCGTTCGTCGGCGCCGGATGCTACGGCGTGCTGACCGACCGCGACGGAGTGGTCGAGTGGCAGGATCACGGCGTGTCGGCCGAGCGCGCCCTCGGCGAGGCATCCGATCTCGCCCCCCTCGCCGCCCTCGAAGCGCTGCACCGCCGCTGGGCCACCGAGGACGTGCCCGGCGCGCCGCCGCTCACCGGAGGTCTGGTCGGATTCATCGGCTGGGAGGCGATCCGTCAGATCGAGCACCTGCCGAACCGGCCACCCGCCGAGATCGACCTGCCCGGCCAGGCGTTCGCGTTCGTGTCCGAGCTCGCCGTCGTCGACCATCGCACCGGCACGGTGCAGCTCATCGCCTCGGTGCTGAACGACGGCGACGTCGAACCGGGCGAGATGTGGGCCGACGCGCAGTCGAGGCTCGACCGCCTCCAGGCCGCGCTCGCCCGGCCGGCCGACGCGCACCTCGCCGAGATCGACCTGTCCGCGGTGCCGACGCCCGTGCACCGCACCGACCGCGCCGACTTCCTCGCCGCCGTCGAGCGGTCGAAGGAGTACATCCGCGACGGCGACATCTTCCAGGTCGTGCTCTCGCAGCGGTTCGAGCAGCCCGCCACGGCCGACCCCATCGACGTCTACCGGGTGCTCCGCACGCTCAATCCGAGCCCCTACATGTACCTGCTGCACCTCGAGACCCCGGGCGCCGAACCGTACTTCATCGTCGGGTCGTCGCCCGAGGCGCTCGTCAAGGTCGAGGACGGCCGGGTGTACACCCACCCCATCGCCGGCTCGAAGCCGCGCGGAGCGACCCCCGAAGACGACGCCGACCTCGAGTCGGCCCTGATCGCCGACCCGAAGGAGCAAGCCGAGCACCTCATGCTCGTCGACCTCGCCCGCAACGACCTCGCGAAGGTGTGCACCGCAGGCACGGTCGAGGTGACCGAGTTCATGCGCGTCGAGCGGTTCAGTCACATCATGCACCTCGTCTCGAGCGTCGAGGGCGATCTCGCGCCCGGCCGCAACGCGGTCGACGTGTTCCGGGCGACGTTCCCGGCCGGAACCCTCTCGGGTGCACCCAAGCCGCGCGCGCTCGAGATCATCGACGAGCTCGAGCCAGCTCAGCGCGGCGTCTACGGGGGAGTGGTCGGCTACTTCGGCTTCGGCGGCGACGCCGACCTGGCGATCGCCATCCGCACCGCCACCATCGCGGGCGGCGTCGCGCACGTGCAGGCCGGGGCCGGACTCGTCGCCGACTCCGACCCCGACAGCGAGTTCGACGAATCCCAGAACAAGGCGGCCGCCCCGTTGCGCGCGGTCGCCATCGCCAACGCGCTGCGTCGGGTCGACCGATGA
- a CDS encoding DUF6704 family protein, whose product MSTETADPGHGHSPAAWTAVTIMLIAFVIGTVAFFFELPWLVWASAGLLVVGLLVGWVLARAGYGVGGAKVAPPKVH is encoded by the coding sequence ATGAGCACTGAGACCGCAGACCCCGGCCACGGACACTCGCCCGCGGCGTGGACCGCCGTCACCATCATGCTCATCGCGTTCGTCATCGGCACGGTCGCGTTCTTCTTCGAACTGCCCTGGCTCGTCTGGGCGTCGGCGGGCCTGCTCGTCGTCGGCCTGCTCGTCGGCTGGGTGCTGGCGCGCGCCGGCTACGGTGTCGGCGGTGCCAAGGTCGCGCCCCCGAAGGTCCACTGA